In one Leptospira fletcheri genomic region, the following are encoded:
- a CDS encoding DUF4386 family protein: MQSKFTNKTIAITAIAGALFLFVGTYLHPMHADPNDALAAFTEYAEDHHWVASHFIQLLGAALMVISLVLLNSVLSEPAARVFGQIGSIGAVAVLALTGALQAVDGVALKSMVNAWASAAEPDKAVLFYSAFGVRQIEIGLASVSGLITGVTVFTIGFALLLDSSFPRWSGVLGILAGIPTTVAGVIIGYTGFSELSMMVNMPASVLLLLWMIGLGVFSWRRS; this comes from the coding sequence ATGCAAAGTAAATTCACGAACAAAACGATCGCGATCACCGCGATTGCCGGCGCACTATTCCTATTTGTGGGAACCTATCTACATCCGATGCACGCGGACCCGAATGATGCATTGGCCGCATTTACGGAATACGCGGAGGATCACCATTGGGTGGCGAGCCATTTTATCCAACTTCTAGGAGCAGCCTTAATGGTCATCTCTCTCGTTCTCCTGAATTCGGTGTTGTCGGAGCCGGCCGCGAGAGTGTTCGGTCAGATCGGTTCCATCGGAGCGGTTGCCGTACTCGCGTTGACGGGGGCGTTACAAGCCGTGGACGGAGTTGCCTTGAAGTCCATGGTCAACGCCTGGGCTTCTGCTGCCGAACCGGATAAGGCCGTCTTGTTCTATTCCGCATTCGGAGTTCGACAGATCGAGATAGGTTTGGCTAGCGTATCCGGTCTGATCACCGGAGTTACCGTATTTACGATCGGCTTCGCTTTATTGCTGGATTCCTCCTTTCCGAGATGGTCTGGAGTCCTAGGCATTTTAGCCGGGATTCCTACGACTGTAGCCGGAGTTATCATCGGTTATACCGGATTTTCAGAGTTGTCCATGATGGTGAATATGCCGGCGAGCGTCTTATTGCTACTCTGGATGATCGGTCTAGGCGTATTCAGCTGGAGAAGGTCTTAA
- a CDS encoding family 2 glycosyl transferase → MQDNIELFVRRLPHLFFILFSIPIAFYLYTGYKEKRSKRFFITWPAVTSYILLGCGFILIVLSAYLSVDDILTIFRELTTLFAFIYGVFATIHDFHEKDDSTGKRVVTKVGKIGVMVLTVNILLSMSTDYVNQALANLDKNNLDSKIKILEDEYLTQTGEIRGDTALLLTNYQQYIELSHKKVGELEAEIEKLRKESLSLTASLKETQGKLAQSVQETQDRKKEYGDLNSELLARTHSLSECSTKLNDTAQKLEEKQKTAASLSTDLQSRTAELASWTTKANSCGVDLASSRKNHTELSLQIQTKATELGACEGRIQESAKSTSELKKNLMDITAAFNAKTADYAGCSTQTTELKALLSEKTKSLAEAVSLSNVRGGDLRNCRAVIDKEMVGISQKLSGIEDSVRTKPTREMKEPKSSP, encoded by the coding sequence ATGCAGGACAACATAGAGTTATTCGTAAGAAGATTACCGCATCTTTTCTTTATTCTATTTTCGATTCCCATCGCTTTTTATCTTTATACCGGCTACAAGGAAAAGAGAAGCAAAAGATTCTTCATCACTTGGCCCGCGGTTACCTCCTACATACTGTTAGGTTGCGGTTTCATTCTTATCGTTTTGTCCGCCTATCTTTCCGTGGACGACATTCTCACCATTTTCAGGGAACTCACTACTCTGTTCGCTTTCATCTACGGAGTTTTCGCCACCATCCATGATTTCCATGAAAAGGACGATAGCACGGGAAAACGCGTAGTCACCAAGGTCGGGAAGATCGGCGTGATGGTGCTGACCGTGAATATCCTACTCTCCATGAGCACCGACTACGTGAATCAAGCGCTTGCCAACCTAGATAAGAATAATCTAGACTCCAAGATCAAGATCTTGGAGGACGAATACCTAACCCAAACCGGGGAAATCCGAGGAGATACTGCCCTGCTTCTCACCAACTACCAACAATACATCGAGCTATCCCATAAAAAAGTCGGGGAACTAGAAGCCGAAATCGAAAAATTGAGAAAAGAATCCCTATCCTTAACAGCCTCGCTTAAGGAAACACAAGGGAAATTGGCCCAGTCCGTCCAGGAAACCCAGGATAGAAAAAAGGAGTACGGAGATCTGAACTCCGAATTGTTGGCCAGGACCCATAGTCTGTCCGAATGCTCTACGAAGTTAAACGACACGGCACAAAAATTAGAAGAAAAACAAAAAACCGCCGCCTCTCTGAGCACGGATCTGCAATCCAGAACGGCAGAGCTGGCTTCCTGGACCACGAAAGCGAATTCTTGCGGCGTCGATTTGGCGAGTTCCAGAAAAAATCACACGGAATTGAGTTTGCAGATCCAAACGAAAGCGACGGAATTGGGCGCCTGTGAGGGAAGAATCCAGGAATCCGCTAAATCGACTTCAGAACTTAAAAAAAATCTAATGGATATCACTGCGGCCTTCAACGCAAAAACCGCGGATTACGCAGGTTGCTCCACCCAAACGACGGAATTAAAGGCGCTTCTTTCCGAAAAGACGAAGTCCCTGGCCGAAGCGGTCTCTCTATCGAATGTGCGAGGAGGAGATCTCCGGAATTGCCGCGCGGTTATCGATAAGGAAATGGTCGGAATCTCCCAGAAATTATCCGGAATCGAGGATTCCGTCAGGACAAAGCCTACGCGAGAAATGAAGGAGCCCAAAAGCTCGCCCTGA
- a CDS encoding thioredoxin family protein — translation MKRALSLFSILAILISSLWAMKPGDPAPDFSEKDIDGKLRSLTEFKGKFVILEWHNQGCPFVRKHYNSGNMQKLQKEITSKGVVWLSVISSAPGKQGYVTAEQEKEYLKKSRAFPTSVLLDPDGSMGRAYGAKTTPQMVLISPQGKILYSGAIDDKPTTDAEDIPGAKNYVLDAVGEVLAGKAVSVPASQPYGCSVKYE, via the coding sequence ATGAAACGTGCACTTTCGCTTTTTTCGATACTTGCGATTTTGATTTCTTCCTTGTGGGCGATGAAACCGGGGGATCCTGCTCCGGATTTTTCGGAAAAAGACATAGATGGCAAATTGAGAAGCTTAACCGAATTCAAAGGAAAATTCGTAATTCTGGAATGGCATAACCAGGGATGTCCTTTCGTTCGCAAACATTACAATTCCGGAAATATGCAAAAATTACAGAAAGAGATCACATCCAAAGGTGTGGTTTGGCTGAGCGTGATTTCTTCCGCACCGGGAAAACAGGGCTACGTGACTGCGGAGCAAGAAAAGGAATACCTGAAAAAATCCAGAGCTTTCCCCACTTCCGTTCTTTTGGATCCGGATGGAAGCATGGGAAGAGCCTACGGCGCAAAGACAACTCCCCAGATGGTGCTGATATCTCCCCAGGGTAAGATCCTTTATAGCGGCGCTATAGACGATAAACCTACGACGGATGCGGAAGACATTCCGGGGGCTAAAAATTACGTTCTCGATGCCGTCGGCGAAGTTCTTGCCGGTAAGGCGGTTTCGGTTCCTGCGTCTCAACCGTACGGTTGTTCGGTTAAATACGAATAG
- a CDS encoding DUF4345 domain-containing protein: MQTHILESEKAKSGSKYFDFLRSAYLLMNLAVYFGFAVGFLVQPNPLAEMIGISFRSTAALADFRAMYGGLCLGIGILILSGMLRPTARIAAIQLSLLTAAGLFLGRLITIVFDGPGNEYIYISMFTEAVGVFLGWFLLRK; encoded by the coding sequence ATGCAGACACACATTCTTGAATCTGAAAAGGCAAAATCGGGATCCAAGTATTTCGATTTCTTACGTAGCGCCTATCTACTCATGAATTTAGCGGTGTATTTCGGTTTTGCGGTCGGATTTCTGGTTCAACCCAATCCCCTAGCGGAGATGATCGGGATCTCTTTCCGATCGACCGCAGCGTTGGCGGATTTTCGCGCTATGTACGGAGGACTTTGCTTGGGTATAGGAATCCTGATCCTGTCGGGAATGTTACGGCCTACGGCCAGGATCGCCGCGATTCAGCTTTCCCTTTTGACTGCGGCCGGCCTGTTTCTAGGTAGGTTGATTACGATCGTATTCGACGGCCCGGGAAACGAATACATATACATAAGCATGTTTACCGAAGCAGTAGGCGTATTTTTGGGCTGGTTCCTCCTCCGTAAATGA
- a CDS encoding helix-turn-helix domain-containing protein, protein MNSTDWLQNGFILFGGFLAVLLSATEFFSPPFKRSKFLFASALFSIGVLQLSSEFILEKGNALPNFYVSFHTAFLFLPAPLAFLCVKSLSHEADPASDLRAVSLLVGLPFLSAFLYAQFSGLFFEKYLPEVCESPECGVSRSLYCIAAVFSLVFAYHILRMSVPIRNFRVRTLLLIFAFDTCIVSVLVILGAIVDVLFFKISLLIITLVVCSLFVLGKRYPDLADNIRSEFGKTKYARTRLAGLNSDSVLERLNFLLDTEKIYRNEGISLAGIAKDLSITPHQLSELINQKLNQGFFSLINGRRIEEAKILLAETDKTVLEIAYEVGFNNRSSFNESFLKFADETPVSYRKKYKYKRL, encoded by the coding sequence TTGAATTCCACGGATTGGCTGCAAAACGGTTTCATTCTCTTCGGCGGGTTTTTGGCGGTACTGCTCTCCGCTACGGAATTTTTTTCCCCTCCTTTTAAACGTTCCAAATTCCTTTTCGCCTCCGCACTTTTTTCGATCGGTGTCTTACAATTATCGAGCGAATTCATTTTAGAAAAAGGGAATGCTCTTCCGAACTTTTACGTGAGCTTCCATACCGCCTTCCTGTTTTTACCCGCTCCTTTGGCTTTTTTGTGCGTAAAATCGCTTTCGCACGAAGCGGATCCCGCGTCGGATCTTCGGGCCGTGTCTTTACTTGTCGGACTTCCTTTTTTGTCGGCTTTTCTATACGCGCAGTTTTCGGGCTTATTCTTCGAAAAATATCTCCCGGAAGTCTGCGAATCCCCGGAGTGCGGCGTGTCTCGCTCCCTGTATTGTATCGCAGCCGTTTTTTCCCTCGTCTTCGCCTATCATATCCTTCGGATGTCCGTTCCTATACGTAACTTCCGAGTTCGGACATTACTTCTGATCTTCGCGTTCGATACCTGTATCGTTTCCGTTCTTGTGATCCTCGGTGCGATCGTCGACGTTCTTTTTTTCAAAATCTCTCTACTGATCATCACGCTAGTCGTGTGTTCGCTTTTTGTACTCGGAAAAAGATATCCGGATCTCGCGGATAATATCCGTTCGGAATTCGGCAAAACGAAGTATGCAAGAACGAGACTCGCCGGATTAAATTCGGATTCCGTCCTGGAACGGCTGAACTTCCTGCTCGATACCGAAAAAATCTATCGAAACGAAGGAATATCCCTGGCCGGAATCGCCAAAGACCTATCCATTACGCCTCACCAGCTTTCCGAATTGATCAATCAAAAACTAAACCAGGGATTTTTTTCCCTGATCAACGGCCGAAGGATAGAAGAAGCGAAAATCCTCCTAGCGGAAACGGATAAGACGGTTCTCGAAATAGCCTACGAGGTGGGATTTAACAATCGATCTTCGTTTAACGAATCTTTTCTGAAGTTCGCCGACGAAACTCCGGTGAGTTATAGAAAAAAATATAAATATAAGAGATTATAA
- a CDS encoding TerB family tellurite resistance protein, with product MERVSSLASKVLPGHEFYEKFQKGLDPESEIFQLKMNYAKVLVSLWSYACHADGNFHKREGNLVGQMVKAMFDKDCIFDSHQDSKEEIVEELSEIFESPLPVKMIRDFAEGNPVLAMNFYEDAVCIIATDGSFSDKEKEFLNDLAAELEISQMDKKNIDNKYTDASGKD from the coding sequence ATGGAGAGGGTTTCATCCTTAGCGAGTAAGGTACTGCCTGGCCACGAATTTTACGAAAAATTTCAAAAGGGGCTGGATCCGGAATCTGAAATTTTTCAGTTGAAAATGAACTATGCCAAGGTTTTGGTCAGCCTTTGGTCTTACGCTTGTCACGCGGACGGAAACTTTCACAAAAGAGAAGGCAACTTGGTGGGGCAAATGGTAAAAGCCATGTTCGACAAAGATTGCATTTTCGATTCCCACCAGGATAGCAAGGAAGAGATCGTGGAGGAGCTCTCCGAAATTTTCGAATCCCCCCTTCCCGTCAAAATGATCCGAGATTTCGCCGAGGGAAATCCCGTCCTAGCGATGAATTTTTACGAAGACGCAGTCTGCATCATCGCCACCGACGGATCCTTTAGCGATAAGGAAAAAGAGTTCCTGAACGACCTTGCAGCGGAACTCGAAATATCGCAGATGGACAAGAAAAACATCGATAACAAATATACGGATGCGAGCGGCAAAGACTAA
- the metG gene encoding methionine--tRNA ligase, with protein MRTDRKRRILVTSALPYANGPIHLGHVLEAIQTDVYVRFQKAAGNECYFFCADDTHGTPIMLAARKEGIEPEALIDRVRREHHRDLTGFLVEYDNYYTTNSEENRILSEEIYLSLKEKGHIAEREIEQAYCEYDKMFLPDRFIKGTCPNCGSPDQYGDSCEVCGATYSPKDLKNSHCALCGTPPVAKRSKHIFFKLGDFGKFLSSWVDDETHVADGVRKKLQEWFGAGLQDWDISRDGPYFGFEIPGETGKYFYVWLDAPIGYMASSLNFFKGDRVKFDSFWRDEGAEIAHFIGKDILYFHTLFWPATLNGGGYRSPSLVHVHGFITVNGEKMSKSRGTFIRAEDYLKHLDPEHLRFYLSGKLGSGMDDLDLSFEDYTAKVNSDLVGNFVNLVSRVSTSILDKLNRTLGELPPEGRIVLDELRAGEEKIREWYESRNYSRVMRECSRLGDVANKYVNDLAPWSQIKEDPEKARGTVTVALNAARILAIYLFPVVPKISSKVYELLGLKGLPSFSDLSSDLEKSKVAPYEMITKRVEEKAIQTMIEENKTPVVQGQTAVATPNSKTEGVTSLGEISIEDLGKVELRVGRIDEAGPVEGADKLVQVKLNLGSLGNKNVFAGIKAAYDPESLVGLKVVAVTNLKPRKMKFGLSEAMLLAAGEGENLTLFVPHRDAQPGDRLK; from the coding sequence GTGAGAACAGATAGGAAACGCCGGATCCTAGTGACTTCGGCTTTACCGTACGCGAACGGTCCCATCCATTTAGGACACGTGCTGGAAGCGATCCAGACGGACGTTTATGTCCGTTTCCAAAAGGCCGCAGGAAACGAATGTTACTTTTTTTGCGCCGACGATACTCACGGAACTCCGATCATGTTGGCCGCGAGAAAGGAAGGAATCGAACCGGAAGCATTGATCGATCGGGTGCGACGGGAGCACCACCGGGATCTGACCGGTTTTTTGGTCGAATACGATAATTATTATACTACGAACTCCGAAGAAAACCGCATTCTTTCCGAGGAAATTTATCTTTCTTTAAAGGAAAAAGGACACATCGCGGAGAGGGAAATCGAGCAGGCCTATTGCGAGTACGATAAGATGTTCCTGCCGGATCGCTTTATTAAAGGAACTTGTCCGAATTGCGGTTCTCCGGACCAATACGGAGATAGTTGCGAAGTTTGCGGCGCCACGTATTCCCCGAAGGATCTGAAGAATTCCCATTGCGCTCTTTGCGGGACTCCTCCCGTAGCCAAACGATCCAAACATATCTTCTTTAAATTGGGAGATTTCGGGAAATTTCTTTCTTCGTGGGTCGACGACGAAACGCACGTGGCGGACGGTGTGCGAAAAAAACTGCAAGAGTGGTTCGGAGCGGGTTTGCAGGATTGGGATATCTCCCGGGACGGACCCTATTTCGGTTTCGAAATTCCGGGGGAAACCGGGAAATATTTTTACGTTTGGTTGGACGCTCCCATCGGATATATGGCATCCAGTTTAAATTTCTTTAAAGGAGATCGGGTGAAATTCGACTCTTTTTGGAGGGATGAAGGCGCGGAGATCGCGCATTTTATCGGAAAAGATATTCTTTATTTTCACACGCTATTTTGGCCGGCAACGCTAAACGGAGGAGGGTACCGATCCCCTTCCTTGGTGCATGTACACGGGTTCATTACGGTAAACGGAGAAAAGATGTCCAAATCCAGGGGAACTTTTATCCGTGCAGAAGATTATCTGAAACATTTGGACCCGGAACATCTTCGTTTTTATCTTTCCGGAAAGTTAGGCTCCGGCATGGACGATTTGGATCTTTCTTTCGAGGATTATACGGCAAAGGTCAATTCGGACCTGGTCGGAAACTTCGTGAATCTGGTATCGCGCGTATCGACTTCTATTTTAGATAAATTGAATAGAACATTAGGGGAACTTCCTCCGGAAGGACGGATCGTTCTGGACGAACTTCGCGCTGGCGAGGAAAAAATCCGGGAGTGGTACGAATCAAGAAATTACTCTCGCGTTATGCGGGAGTGTTCCCGCTTGGGCGACGTGGCGAACAAATACGTGAACGATCTTGCTCCTTGGAGTCAAATCAAGGAGGATCCGGAAAAGGCCAGGGGGACAGTGACCGTGGCGTTGAATGCGGCACGTATCTTGGCGATTTATCTCTTTCCGGTGGTGCCGAAAATTTCCTCTAAAGTATACGAACTTTTAGGGCTCAAGGGACTCCCTTCCTTTTCGGACCTCTCTTCCGATCTGGAAAAATCGAAAGTAGCTCCGTACGAAATGATCACGAAACGGGTGGAAGAAAAGGCGATTCAAACTATGATAGAAGAAAACAAAACTCCTGTAGTCCAAGGACAAACCGCGGTAGCGACTCCGAATTCCAAAACGGAGGGGGTGACTTCCTTGGGCGAGATCTCCATTGAGGATTTGGGGAAGGTGGAATTGCGAGTTGGCCGTATCGACGAAGCCGGTCCTGTGGAAGGTGCAGATAAACTGGTCCAGGTAAAATTGAATCTAGGATCCCTGGGGAACAAAAACGTCTTTGCGGGGATTAAGGCGGCGTACGATCCGGAATCTTTAGTCGGTCTAAAAGTAGTGGCGGTCACGAATCTCAAGCCGCGAAAAATGAAATTCGGACTTTCTGAGGCTATGCTACTCGCGGCGGGAGAAGGGGAAAATCTGACCCTGTTCGTTCCGCATCGCGACGCTCAGCCGGGGGATCGACTGAAATAA
- a CDS encoding HD domain-containing protein, giving the protein MPLELDISYSFQRLLEKSRSVSGRLVSRQLTFILDSFLKNRFEKAASILGRGEKIALIALGGYGRMEIAPHSDVDILYLHNGIPETKLSEIISSTNTYLYDSGKEVGHTCRTIKESFHYLDDMSSFHAVLDSRFLFGSREMFEKYKTDFLGKLPFKYVDRYNRSKELQLSERFLREDKPILLSEPHLKSDICGLRDVQYVYWHEKALNPIPSLGALALLPVFQRGEAQLLEEAYDFLLRTRIALHVATGRKHDRLDLNLQPEVAAYLGFGDKDALQTVEKFMNQLYGHQKNVFFVMRSYLDFAIERNKPGKTETFSYSGLAFSKVRDAVYPPSEENLFADPHTLYRDVMLTFRMIQETGFQVSGTLLNEIRFASPFLDDDFRYSAEVNGEFLNMLRLLKDRGRVLKLMHECQVLGALLPEFGACTNFALFSYHHEFTVDEHTLLILHELDRLDSGDFEDPDILQVYKECIKTEILSLAILLHDAGKVKEGDHSEYGAELAVSVGDRLGLSEEDTDLCRFLVEKHILMSELSSKRDISDPGLIRSFARTVSSPERLRLLYVLTIIDTKSVGSNVLTNWKKSILSDLYRNTMEFLKAKPLPEEELLDEVERISHAKDLVSYLIEKEGREKNIAESVASFAYSVIPHSYLKTVSNRKILKHFKSIVTLSQDSHNQLLFESERDPAFVTADVVSQDLPEILLDLCCSVSSEGLSLVGMQSYASGKFQINILQVTDSQGSGNISPEKISRLEDKLRLMASGKLQRDSIAFEPTEWNPRKPIPESMINRSVRFSNEDLSDMTIMEVRMPDMVGLVYRILRKVFEFGLKVSYLRVSTSADYAYDSFYLQDKDGGQVKDKKLLSSLESRILGIQAMERVTGELTF; this is encoded by the coding sequence ATGCCCTTAGAACTGGACATCAGTTACAGCTTTCAGAGACTCTTGGAAAAGAGTCGTTCCGTTTCGGGTAGGCTCGTTTCCAGACAACTTACGTTCATCCTTGATTCCTTTCTGAAAAACCGATTCGAAAAGGCGGCTTCGATACTGGGACGAGGGGAAAAAATCGCTCTTATCGCGCTCGGCGGATACGGGAGAATGGAAATCGCTCCGCACTCCGACGTGGACATATTATATCTTCATAATGGAATCCCGGAAACGAAACTTTCCGAGATCATTTCCTCCACGAACACTTATCTTTACGATTCGGGAAAGGAAGTGGGCCACACTTGTCGGACGATCAAGGAATCCTTTCATTATCTGGACGATATGTCCAGCTTTCATGCCGTTTTGGATAGTCGGTTCCTTTTCGGATCCAGGGAGATGTTCGAGAAATATAAGACCGATTTCCTGGGAAAACTCCCTTTTAAATACGTGGACAGGTACAACCGTTCCAAGGAGTTACAGCTTTCCGAAAGATTCCTGAGGGAGGACAAACCCATCTTGTTGTCGGAGCCTCATTTGAAATCCGACATCTGCGGCTTGAGAGACGTACAATACGTCTATTGGCACGAAAAGGCCCTAAACCCGATTCCTTCCCTCGGAGCCTTGGCTTTGCTCCCCGTTTTTCAAAGAGGGGAAGCGCAACTTCTGGAGGAAGCTTACGATTTTTTGCTTCGGACTAGGATCGCACTGCACGTCGCCACCGGAAGAAAGCACGACCGTCTGGATTTGAATCTACAACCCGAGGTCGCTGCGTACTTGGGATTCGGGGATAAGGATGCTCTCCAGACCGTGGAAAAATTCATGAATCAACTCTACGGGCACCAGAAAAACGTTTTCTTTGTGATGAGAAGTTATCTGGATTTTGCGATCGAGCGGAATAAGCCGGGAAAAACGGAAACGTTTTCCTATTCCGGTCTAGCCTTCTCCAAAGTAAGAGATGCAGTGTATCCTCCTTCCGAGGAAAATCTTTTTGCGGACCCTCACACTTTATACAGGGACGTAATGCTTACGTTCCGAATGATCCAGGAAACCGGGTTTCAGGTTTCGGGAACTTTGTTAAACGAAATTAGATTCGCCTCTCCGTTTTTGGACGACGACTTCCGTTATTCTGCGGAAGTAAATGGTGAGTTCCTGAATATGCTCCGATTATTGAAAGATAGGGGAAGGGTTTTGAAATTGATGCACGAATGCCAAGTTCTGGGCGCTCTATTGCCCGAGTTCGGCGCCTGCACGAATTTCGCTCTTTTTAGCTATCATCATGAATTCACCGTGGACGAACACACTCTTCTGATCCTTCACGAGTTGGATCGTTTGGACTCAGGAGACTTCGAAGATCCGGACATTCTACAAGTCTATAAGGAATGTATTAAAACGGAGATTCTATCTCTCGCAATCCTATTACACGACGCCGGAAAAGTGAAGGAAGGAGATCACTCGGAGTACGGAGCCGAATTGGCGGTATCCGTCGGGGATCGACTCGGTCTTTCGGAGGAAGATACCGACCTCTGTAGGTTTCTCGTGGAAAAGCATATCCTCATGTCCGAACTTTCCTCCAAACGAGATATCTCGGATCCCGGCTTGATCCGGAGTTTTGCGAGAACCGTTTCTTCCCCCGAGCGATTGAGATTACTTTACGTTTTGACGATCATCGACACGAAGTCCGTCGGTAGTAATGTACTGACCAATTGGAAGAAGAGTATCCTGAGCGACCTGTATAGGAATACTATGGAATTTCTGAAGGCGAAACCGCTTCCGGAAGAGGAGCTCTTGGACGAGGTGGAACGCATCTCTCACGCAAAGGACTTGGTTTCCTATCTGATCGAAAAGGAAGGAAGAGAAAAGAACATAGCCGAAAGCGTCGCTTCATTCGCATATTCGGTTATTCCACATAGTTATTTGAAAACGGTTTCCAACCGCAAAATTCTCAAGCACTTCAAATCCATCGTTACCCTAAGTCAGGATTCCCATAACCAGCTTTTATTCGAATCGGAGCGGGATCCCGCATTCGTAACCGCCGACGTTGTCAGTCAGGATCTTCCCGAGATTCTACTGGATTTGTGTTGCTCCGTTTCCTCCGAGGGGCTTAGTCTTGTCGGAATGCAAAGTTACGCTTCCGGCAAGTTTCAGATCAATATCCTGCAAGTGACGGACTCGCAAGGAAGCGGAAATATTTCCCCCGAAAAGATTTCGAGGCTGGAGGACAAGCTACGTTTGATGGCCTCGGGAAAACTACAGAGGGACAGCATCGCGTTCGAGCCTACGGAATGGAATCCGAGAAAGCCCATCCCGGAAAGCATGATCAATCGGTCCGTCCGCTTTTCCAATGAGGACCTTTCCGACATGACCATTATGGAAGTGAGAATGCCCGATATGGTAGGTTTAGTATATAGAATATTACGAAAAGTATTCGAGTTCGGCTTGAAGGTATCTTACTTACGCGTCTCTACCTCGGCGGACTACGCCTACGATTCTTTTTATTTACAGGATAAGGACGGAGGACAGGTTAAGGACAAGAAATTACTTTCCTCCTTAGAGTCGCGGATCCTTGGAATCCAGGCTATGGAAAGAGTGACAGGGGAACTCACGTTTTAA